One window of Phycisphaeraceae bacterium genomic DNA carries:
- a CDS encoding carbon storage regulator, with the protein MLVITRREGEEIVIGDPRNPIGVVRIASIKGERVRVAFDFPRHVEIHRREIADQIATQEPAVVGTIRPASPA; encoded by the coding sequence ATGTTGGTCATTACGCGTCGCGAAGGAGAAGAAATCGTCATCGGCGATCCGCGCAATCCAATCGGCGTGGTCCGGATCGCTTCGATCAAGGGGGAGCGCGTGCGCGTCGCCTTCGATTTTCCGCGACATGTCGAGATCCATCGCCGCGAAATCGCGGATCAGATCGCGACGCAGGAACCGGCGGTGGTGGGGACTATTCGGCCGGCGTCGCCCGCCTGA
- a CDS encoding RidA family protein has translation MASQPETRKILFSSGSIFESEIGYSRAVAVGDQVFVSGTTGFDYSTMSIASQIEQQAEHCLLNISAALNKAGATISEVVRVHYILPDASEFPRVWPILRKHFGESRPAATMFQAGLADSRMRIEIEVTSLRGCGQPAKQRK, from the coding sequence GTGGCCTCACAGCCAGAGACTCGGAAGATCCTGTTTTCCTCAGGTTCCATCTTTGAATCCGAAATCGGATATTCACGCGCCGTCGCCGTCGGCGATCAGGTTTTCGTCTCGGGAACAACGGGTTTCGACTATTCGACAATGTCGATCGCTTCCCAAATCGAGCAGCAGGCCGAGCATTGCCTGTTGAACATTTCCGCGGCTCTCAACAAAGCCGGAGCGACGATCTCCGAGGTCGTGCGCGTTCACTACATTCTGCCGGACGCTTCGGAGTTTCCGCGAGTGTGGCCGATTCTTCGAAAGCATTTCGGTGAATCACGACCGGCGGCAACGATGTTTCAAGCCGGGCTGGCGGATTCGCGAATGCGAATCGAGATCGAAGTTACATCGCTGCGCGGCTGCGGACAGCCCGCGAAGCAGAGAAAATAA